The following are encoded together in the Bacillota bacterium genome:
- a CDS encoding CpaF family protein, with product MSLQQRLNEARAVAAEETPEISRRSILDDINRRIHQKLIESLGPELYDRSTSSDELKAKVEQKLKELIAREQTQLSPAEKSRLVDEISNDVLGYGPLDQFLRNPEITEIMVNAADVIYVERFGKLELTTEKFLDEDHLRRIIDKIVAQVGRRIDESVPMVDARLQDGSRVNAIIPPIAIGGPKLTIRKFAADPFKVEDLISFGTMTPKVAMFLEACVRGRLNIIVSGGTGSGKTTTLNVLSSFIPQDERIVTIEDAVELQLHQEHVIQLESRPANIEGKGEVAIRDLVRNALRMRPDRIVVGEVRGGEALDMLQAMNTGHDGSISTVHANSPRDVLSRLETMVLMSGMELPIRAIREQVSSAIDLIVHQTRLRDGTRRITHITEVQGMEGDIITLQDLFLFDFSAGLDENGRFKGKMKSTGIRPKFSQKLQDLGISLPQEIFQFEYIDRGMAS from the coding sequence ATGTCACTTCAACAGAGACTTAACGAGGCGAGGGCGGTGGCAGCGGAGGAAACTCCAGAAATATCGCGTCGCTCGATCCTTGATGACATAAACAGGAGGATACACCAGAAACTAATCGAATCTCTTGGGCCTGAGCTGTATGATAGATCAACAAGCAGCGATGAGCTAAAAGCAAAAGTTGAGCAAAAATTAAAAGAGTTAATTGCAAGGGAACAGACACAGCTATCTCCAGCAGAGAAAAGTAGGTTGGTAGATGAGATATCAAACGATGTACTCGGCTACGGTCCGCTCGATCAATTCTTAAGAAATCCGGAGATAACCGAGATTATGGTAAATGCTGCAGACGTCATATATGTTGAGCGATTCGGTAAACTTGAGCTTACCACTGAGAAGTTTTTAGATGAGGATCACCTGCGCAGGATTATTGATAAGATCGTTGCGCAGGTGGGCAGACGAATTGACGAGAGCGTGCCGATGGTCGACGCAAGGCTTCAAGACGGCTCACGCGTGAATGCGATAATTCCGCCTATTGCAATAGGTGGGCCTAAGCTTACGATTAGGAAATTTGCGGCAGATCCATTTAAGGTTGAGGATTTGATAAGCTTTGGCACGATGACCCCCAAGGTAGCCATGTTTCTTGAGGCCTGCGTACGCGGGCGGCTCAACATAATAGTGTCAGGCGGTACTGGATCCGGTAAGACGACCACCCTGAACGTACTCTCATCCTTTATTCCTCAGGATGAGAGGATAGTTACAATTGAGGATGCGGTAGAACTACAGCTTCACCAGGAACACGTAATCCAACTTGAGTCTCGTCCAGCAAATATCGAAGGAAAAGGTGAAGTTGCAATTAGAGACCTGGTAAGAAATGCGCTGCGTATGCGGCCGGATAGAATAGTGGTTGGTGAGGTAAGGGGTGGAGAGGCGCTTGATATGCTCCAGGCCATGAATACGGGGCACGACGGTTCTATCTCAACGGTTCACGCTAACTCTCCGCGAGACGTTTTATCCAGGCTTGAGACAATGGTTTTGATGAGCGGAATGGAGCTTCCGATCAGGGCGATTAGGGAGCAGGTCTCTTCAGCAATCGACCTTATTGTTCACCAAACCAGACTTCGTGACGGCACAAGGCGTATCACTCACATAACAGAAGTGCAGGGCATGGAAGGGGATATAATCACACTTCAGGACCTCTTCTTGTTCGATTTTTCAGCCGGCCTTGATGAAAACGGAAGGTTTAAGGGCAAGATGAAGTCAACCGGTATCCGTCCAAAATTTTCCCAGAAGTTGCAAGACCTTGGAATATCGCTTCCACAGGAAATATTCCAGTTTGAGTATATTGACAGGGGGATGGCATCATGA
- a CDS encoding AAA family ATPase yields the protein MIKLALVDPDPKFAEEMERLLEDRSDMAISAVALDLNRALVIAREQKPPVMVFGPGVGADASVSFVRKLTAEFPIGCIVLAFAATNTLKMTAKKANVVEVIQVPANPEKLILSVQMAASYAQQLAKKEEVADDEHKCAVVTVFSTKGGVGKTFLATNIATSIAQMIEGRVVLVDLDLQFGDVGIMMGLSPDITILEFIDNAVDLSVKRIDELLVTHQSGLKVLLAPKDPESADSITGQGVTSVISALREYADFIIVDTPASFNDNVLAVLDESDEICIVLTMDLPSVKNIKLCLRTLNELKYARERQKIVINRVETNIGLKVSEIERALGMGAIAQIQSDKAVSLSINKGVPIVIDAPKLAISREINDLALHYVSKYQPDAVEADFAVAG from the coding sequence ATGATTAAGTTAGCGCTGGTTGATCCCGATCCGAAATTTGCAGAAGAAATGGAGCGGCTGCTCGAAGATAGAAGCGATATGGCTATATCGGCAGTGGCTCTTGATCTGAACCGCGCACTGGTTATTGCAAGAGAACAGAAACCACCGGTCATGGTATTTGGCCCAGGCGTAGGTGCCGACGCCTCAGTATCTTTCGTGAGAAAACTCACAGCAGAGTTCCCAATAGGATGCATTGTTTTAGCATTTGCGGCAACCAATACGTTAAAAATGACGGCCAAGAAAGCCAATGTAGTTGAGGTTATTCAAGTTCCGGCCAATCCAGAAAAGCTCATATTGTCTGTTCAGATGGCTGCGAGTTATGCTCAACAACTTGCAAAGAAGGAAGAGGTTGCGGATGACGAACATAAGTGTGCGGTAGTAACGGTATTTAGCACAAAAGGCGGTGTTGGCAAGACGTTTCTTGCCACCAATATCGCCACGTCAATAGCCCAGATGATAGAGGGCCGTGTTGTTCTGGTTGACCTTGACCTTCAATTTGGCGATGTCGGTATTATGATGGGACTAAGTCCGGATATAACCATTTTAGAGTTTATAGATAATGCAGTTGATTTAAGTGTAAAGAGAATCGATGAATTATTAGTAACGCACCAGAGTGGGCTTAAAGTTTTACTTGCGCCAAAGGACCCTGAGTCGGCTGATTCAATAACAGGGCAGGGCGTGACATCCGTGATATCCGCACTGAGAGAATATGCCGATTTTATAATTGTCGACACCCCAGCTTCTTTTAATGATAACGTTCTGGCAGTGTTAGATGAATCAGACGAGATATGCATTGTACTTACCATGGATCTGCCAAGCGTTAAGAACATAAAACTGTGTTTGAGGACTTTAAACGAGCTAAAGTACGCGCGGGAGAGGCAGAAGATAGTTATAAACCGGGTAGAGACCAATATTGGCCTGAAAGTGTCAGAGATCGAGCGTGCGCTTGGTATGGGTGCAATAGCACAAATCCAGTCCGATAAAGCCGTATCTTTGTCTATTAATAAAGGGGTCCCGATAGTCATCGACGCACCGAAACTTGCTATATCCAGAGAAATTAACGATCTTGCGCTTCATTATGTGAGTAAGTATCAACCCGATGCAGTCGAGGCCGATTTTGCAGTTGCGGGTTAA
- the cpaB gene encoding Flp pilus assembly protein CpaB, whose protein sequence is MKSRFMIVLLSLILAAAATLGAALYIANLKSSITEGQKLVDVVVAKKSVEAGTSVAEAYASGSISVSKIPKQYVADGALKSNIGFSNRVLSASLVPGEQLTENKLKKTDESGIAFKVPEGMLGVSIAIDEVTGVGGKLQPGDRVDVIATFSPGPNAKDMTKVMLQNVEVLATSDAGAGEKDGGLIKGQSSGIGKKTVTLCVEPINAEKLVLAAEKGHIWLGLRHSGDNKTTQSSGQDIETVFR, encoded by the coding sequence ATGAAGTCGCGTTTTATGATCGTGCTGTTATCCCTAATTCTTGCGGCAGCTGCCACACTTGGTGCCGCACTTTATATCGCCAATTTAAAATCATCTATTACGGAAGGACAAAAGCTAGTGGATGTGGTTGTGGCTAAAAAATCTGTTGAAGCCGGTACATCGGTTGCCGAAGCGTATGCGAGTGGCTCAATTTCAGTAAGCAAAATCCCTAAGCAATACGTTGCTGATGGTGCACTTAAGTCCAATATCGGCTTTAGCAACAGGGTTTTATCTGCAAGCCTCGTTCCGGGTGAACAGCTTACCGAGAACAAGCTTAAAAAAACCGATGAGTCAGGTATTGCGTTTAAAGTGCCGGAAGGTATGCTTGGTGTTTCGATTGCAATTGATGAAGTCACCGGCGTTGGCGGAAAGCTCCAGCCCGGTGATCGCGTCGATGTAATAGCAACTTTTAGTCCTGGGCCAAACGCTAAAGACATGACCAAGGTCATGCTTCAAAATGTGGAGGTTCTGGCAACATCAGATGCGGGCGCGGGAGAAAAAGACGGTGGCTTAATCAAGGGGCAATCATCGGGCATTGGCAAGAAAACAGTGACATTATGCGTTGAACCAATAAATGCAGAGAAATTAGTGCTTGCAGCTGAGAAGGGGCATATATGGCTGGGCCTGCGTCACTCTGGCGACAACAAAACCACGCAGTCAAGTGGACAAGATATAGAGACGGTTTTTAGATAG
- a CDS encoding DUF11 domain-containing protein — MEEKRFFKEEFKGKFKEERGVVVIVVAVALVALLLSVAVVTDIGILYQERRQLQTSTDAAALAAAMDIAEGRSADEARQKAIDYVSENTNVAASQIAVNFLEGNKVQVVAGTERGIFFGGLIGRKTSRVATRSTAAFGAAHGVAKLVPFIVPLQKISEYTGAENAGTFEIGEDRPIDVFSKEQSINGDIITYTITYNNTSNKPESATIYDYIPDGTVYVNGSATNGGLYDPSTKMVTWGFSNVSPGDYRIMRFSVKATSVYVGAVTNTAYLTTSSNNKTISASTGGNSAQKGYFWLCDFKGSGTGVPDYAEWIKNGFQDYVYAGDVANGVGVKDSLKDALSWRKNSNPKLLVPVYSYTEGGGSPGKYHVVGFAEFVITGFNFNGQPKTISGYFTDGTVAEGAPGPIPSGYFGIDTVWLVE, encoded by the coding sequence GTGGAAGAGAAACGCTTTTTTAAAGAAGAGTTCAAAGGCAAATTCAAAGAAGAGCGTGGAGTAGTGGTTATAGTGGTTGCAGTAGCACTGGTAGCCCTGCTTTTGAGCGTTGCGGTAGTTACCGATATCGGGATTCTGTATCAGGAGCGCAGGCAGCTTCAAACGAGTACAGATGCGGCGGCTCTTGCGGCGGCTATGGATATTGCCGAAGGTAGGAGTGCGGATGAGGCAAGGCAAAAAGCAATTGATTATGTATCGGAAAACACAAATGTGGCTGCATCTCAAATTGCGGTCAATTTTTTGGAAGGCAATAAGGTGCAAGTAGTTGCAGGGACTGAGCGGGGCATATTTTTCGGTGGCTTGATAGGTAGAAAGACTTCCCGGGTAGCTACCAGGTCAACAGCCGCCTTTGGTGCAGCGCACGGTGTTGCCAAGCTCGTTCCCTTTATCGTCCCTCTGCAGAAGATATCTGAATATACAGGTGCTGAGAACGCAGGTACCTTTGAGATCGGTGAAGACCGTCCTATTGATGTTTTTAGCAAGGAGCAAAGCATCAATGGAGATATCATCACCTACACAATTACCTATAACAATACCAGCAATAAGCCAGAGAGCGCAACTATATATGATTATATTCCCGATGGAACGGTTTACGTAAATGGATCTGCGACTAACGGTGGCTTGTATGACCCCTCAACGAAAATGGTAACATGGGGCTTTTCTAATGTCTCACCAGGGGATTATAGAATAATGCGTTTCTCGGTTAAAGCTACCTCGGTCTATGTTGGTGCGGTCACAAATACAGCCTATTTAACGACGAGTAGCAATAATAAAACCATCAGCGCCAGCACAGGTGGAAACAGCGCCCAGAAAGGTTATTTCTGGCTCTGTGATTTTAAGGGTAGCGGAACCGGTGTCCCTGACTACGCCGAGTGGATAAAGAACGGTTTTCAAGATTATGTCTATGCAGGCGATGTAGCCAATGGTGTGGGCGTCAAAGATAGCTTAAAAGATGCGCTTTCATGGAGAAAAAATTCAAACCCAAAGCTTCTGGTTCCTGTCTACAGCTATACCGAAGGTGGGGGGAGCCCTGGTAAATATCATGTTGTCGGTTTTGCTGAGTTTGTTATTACTGGGTTCAACTTCAATGGACAGCCCAAGACTATAAGCGGCTATTTTACTGATGGCACCGTAGCTGAGGGTGCCCCCGGTCCCATACCAAGTGGATATTTTGGGATAGACACTGTCTGGCTGGTTGAGTAA
- a CDS encoding pilus assembly protein: protein MSKPNQVKDQKFKIANQQGASSVELAIILPVLTLILFGIFQFGLAYRDYLAITHAAREGARLAAVGEFSESEVRQRAYPVNPSTVSISYLSADGTPEHGYPVEVTVTYDRPLNIPMFAKTTVHLTSKARMRVEY, encoded by the coding sequence ATGTCGAAACCGAATCAGGTTAAAGATCAAAAATTTAAGATTGCAAATCAACAAGGGGCAAGTTCGGTAGAGCTTGCGATTATACTGCCTGTGTTAACTCTAATTTTATTCGGGATATTTCAATTCGGACTTGCCTACCGGGACTACCTTGCTATAACGCATGCGGCACGTGAAGGCGCAAGACTTGCGGCAGTCGGAGAGTTTAGCGAATCCGAGGTCAGGCAGAGGGCTTATCCAGTAAATCCGAGCACGGTATCGATATCCTATCTTTCTGCGGATGGGACACCGGAGCACGGATATCCTGTCGAAGTTACGGTTACGTATGATCGACCATTAAATATACCTATGTTTGCCAAGACCACTGTTCACCTTACAAGTAAGGCTAGGATGAGAGTTGAATACTAG
- a CDS encoding Flp family type IVb pilin, which produces MLVWFYEKLASRLEEEDGATAVEYGIMVALIAAVIIGTVVILGQKILQAFNTIVSNLG; this is translated from the coding sequence ATGTTAGTTTGGTTTTATGAGAAGTTAGCTTCCCGTCTCGAAGAAGAAGACGGTGCGACCGCTGTAGAGTATGGTATAATGGTCGCTCTAATCGCAGCAGTAATTATCGGTACAGTAGTTATCTTAGGGCAGAAGATTCTACAAGCATTCAACACAATAGTAAGTAATCTAGGATAA
- a CDS encoding Flp family type IVb pilin: MHKLLQAGVSRTGLNRIIAGEEGATAVEYGIMVALIAAVIIGMVIVLGTKVEGAFQAVISGLS; encoded by the coding sequence ATGCATAAATTATTGCAAGCAGGAGTAAGCAGGACAGGACTGAACAGGATTATTGCCGGCGAAGAAGGAGCTACTGCAGTTGAGTATGGGATTATGGTTGCCCTGATAGCGGCAGTTATTATCGGTATGGTAATTGTCCTGGGAACCAAAGTCGAAGGTGCTTTCCAAGCCGTAATAAGCGGCCTTAGCTAA
- a CDS encoding ImmA/IrrE family metallo-endopeptidase → MPIYTYGYIKDQALDLIEDLNIAEPPVDVREIASRLGIEIVEMSTDTWFYGALTKYSDDYYIVLNKMMPETRKRFTISHELGHYLLHSQDIAYQRRPDKEHYHKEADMFAAELCIPTPMIKREAPKWFNDHKFLANLFAVSEPLMVKKMEDLNLIPKGKFNWVYAGSSLV, encoded by the coding sequence ATGCCTATCTATACGTACGGTTACATAAAAGATCAAGCTTTGGATTTGATTGAAGACTTAAATATTGCTGAGCCACCTGTAGATGTAAGGGAGATTGCAAGTAGGCTTGGCATAGAAATAGTAGAAATGTCTACCGATACTTGGTTCTATGGTGCGCTTACAAAATATAGCGATGATTACTACATTGTTTTAAATAAGATGATGCCCGAAACTAGAAAACGGTTTACCATTTCGCATGAGCTTGGCCACTACCTGCTCCACAGCCAAGACATAGCGTACCAAAGAAGGCCAGATAAAGAGCATTACCATAAAGAGGCAGATATGTTTGCAGCAGAGCTATGCATTCCTACTCCTATGATAAAGCGTGAGGCGCCAAAGTGGTTCAACGATCATAAGTTCCTTGCTAATCTCTTTGCGGTTAGCGAGCCACTTATGGTTAAGAAAATGGAGGACCTAAACCTTATACCTAAGGGCAAGTTTAATTGGGTGTACGCTGGTTCAAGCCTCGTATAG
- a CDS encoding helix-turn-helix domain-containing protein, with protein MYEHDVGWRLRHIRESRGLSRKDIENMTGGEFKESILAMYENARRRIPMPRLKRLADLYDVSVAWLMGEAVTQDTRQEISLEALLMADPNFSEEERRLMLDVLEIIKAKRRAEGKD; from the coding sequence ATGTACGAGCATGATGTCGGTTGGCGCCTCCGTCACATCCGTGAGAGCAGGGGTTTGAGCCGCAAAGACATTGAAAACATGACGGGCGGGGAATTTAAGGAATCTATCCTTGCGATGTATGAGAATGCACGCCGCAGAATTCCTATGCCGCGTCTCAAGAGGCTTGCAGATCTATACGACGTATCGGTTGCTTGGCTCATGGGAGAGGCCGTCACCCAGGATACCAGACAAGAAATAAGTCTCGAAGCCCTTCTTATGGCAGATCCGAATTTCTCTGAAGAAGAACGTCGGCTAATGCTCGACGTGCTAGAGATAATCAAAGCCAAACGGAGGGCTGAGGGCAAAGATTAA
- a CDS encoding cation-transporting P-type ATPase codes for MEIFRLNRDEVYSKLNSSPRGLSEDEAKRRLDEYGPNKIEEVKGTSLILKFISNFYHLFAVLLWVGAALAFIGGLPELGYSIIAVIVINAIFSFWQEYKAEKATEALKKLLPSYSKVLRDGAIKRIPVEELVPGDVIVLEEGDNISADARLVEEFEMRTINATLTGESAPVRRTSDPVLKEGVKLIESPNIVFAGTSVARGSGRAVVYATGARTEFGKIAGLTQRTATEFSPLQKEMIWITRIVAILAITLGIIFFILGSQIAGLSLPVAFLFSIGIIVANVPEGLLPTVTLSLALGVQRMARKHALIKKLSAVETLGSTNVICTDKTGTLTQNEMTVREIWADRKIINVGGVGYEPKGDFTIDHRVLSREELRSLDMLFMSAAFCNTSRLIPPGDGRTSWSIIGDPTEAALLVAAKKAGFDIEKELKEHPRVYLLPFESARKMMSSIHRFLPKPLACVKGAPKEILGFSTRIRLSEGIVDLTDDLRQEIITANDSFARRGLRVLAVAYRELPPSVAYKVESAERDLVFLGLMAMQDPPRPEVEQAVNLAQRAGIKIIMITGDYGLTAESIARKIGIVKGDVRIITGSEIDKISDKELSDIIFKEEVIFARISPEHKTRIVSVLKDRGQIVAVTGDGVNDAPALKRADIGVAMGIAGTDVAKEAAEMVLTDDNFASIVYAVEEGRAVYDNIRRFITYIFASNVPEMVPFILFVMFGIPLPLRILQILAVDLGTDIVPALALGSEAPEPDVMDRPPRPQGKRILDFSLIARAYLFLGAIEATVSMLAYYYAYYTRGWRPGEPLPDQGANYMVATTMVLASIVAMQIGNGFAVRTERTSILQKGFFSNRFYLWGIVSELVIIFLLVYTPFLQPIFNTAPLRLTDWLFLFAFTPLILIADEIRKWIARRYAANMGRKAVKGQARKPYKESHRKVA; via the coding sequence ATGGAAATTTTTAGACTTAACAGAGATGAAGTATACAGCAAGCTAAATTCGTCTCCCCGAGGCTTAAGTGAAGATGAAGCTAAGAGGCGCCTAGACGAGTACGGTCCAAACAAAATCGAAGAGGTTAAAGGAACATCCCTAATACTAAAATTTATATCAAACTTCTACCACCTTTTTGCCGTGTTGCTTTGGGTCGGCGCCGCACTTGCATTTATAGGAGGTCTTCCAGAGCTTGGATATTCCATCATCGCCGTTATTGTTATCAATGCAATATTTAGCTTCTGGCAGGAATATAAGGCCGAAAAAGCAACCGAAGCTCTTAAGAAACTGCTTCCGAGTTACTCGAAAGTTTTAAGAGACGGCGCGATAAAACGGATTCCCGTGGAAGAGTTAGTGCCGGGAGACGTTATTGTGCTGGAAGAGGGTGACAATATTTCAGCAGACGCCCGTCTGGTTGAGGAATTTGAGATGCGAACTATCAATGCTACCCTGACAGGCGAATCGGCGCCGGTTCGAAGGACAAGCGACCCAGTACTTAAGGAAGGCGTTAAGCTCATAGAATCGCCAAATATTGTATTCGCCGGTACAAGTGTTGCAAGAGGTTCTGGTAGAGCGGTAGTTTATGCTACAGGTGCACGTACCGAGTTTGGCAAAATCGCAGGTCTTACCCAGAGAACAGCTACAGAGTTTAGTCCTTTGCAAAAGGAAATGATTTGGATTACAAGAATTGTTGCAATATTGGCGATCACCCTCGGCATAATTTTCTTCATTCTTGGCAGCCAGATAGCTGGACTTAGCCTGCCCGTGGCCTTCCTGTTTTCTATCGGCATAATCGTAGCAAACGTGCCTGAAGGTCTACTGCCTACGGTTACTCTATCTTTAGCTCTTGGCGTTCAAAGGATGGCACGCAAGCATGCGTTGATAAAGAAGCTCTCAGCAGTTGAAACCCTTGGCTCAACCAATGTAATTTGTACCGACAAAACGGGAACCCTCACTCAAAATGAGATGACGGTAAGAGAAATATGGGCCGATAGGAAGATTATAAATGTGGGGGGCGTCGGATACGAGCCAAAGGGTGACTTTACCATCGACCACAGGGTGCTTAGCCGTGAAGAATTGCGTTCTCTGGATATGCTGTTCATGTCGGCGGCGTTCTGCAATACATCGAGGTTGATTCCACCAGGCGATGGACGTACCAGCTGGAGCATTATTGGCGACCCGACAGAAGCAGCGCTTCTAGTAGCTGCAAAGAAAGCAGGATTCGACATAGAAAAAGAATTAAAAGAACACCCGAGGGTTTATCTTTTGCCTTTTGAATCGGCAAGAAAAATGATGTCGAGTATACACCGGTTTCTACCTAAACCCCTGGCATGCGTGAAAGGAGCTCCTAAGGAAATCCTTGGCTTCTCAACAAGAATTAGGCTTAGTGAAGGAATTGTTGATCTAACGGATGATTTGAGGCAGGAGATAATTACAGCAAACGATAGCTTCGCACGGCGTGGTCTTAGGGTTCTAGCAGTTGCCTACAGGGAATTGCCTCCCAGCGTTGCTTATAAAGTCGAGAGCGCCGAGCGAGATCTAGTATTTCTTGGATTGATGGCAATGCAGGATCCACCGCGACCAGAAGTGGAGCAGGCTGTAAATCTCGCTCAGCGAGCCGGCATTAAAATTATTATGATAACGGGTGATTATGGGCTTACTGCCGAGTCTATTGCCCGAAAAATCGGTATCGTTAAAGGCGACGTAAGAATAATTACTGGATCAGAAATAGATAAGATCAGCGACAAAGAACTCAGCGATATTATATTTAAAGAAGAGGTGATTTTTGCTCGCATTTCTCCTGAGCATAAAACAAGAATAGTTTCTGTACTGAAAGACCGTGGACAAATCGTAGCGGTTACTGGCGATGGTGTAAATGATGCGCCGGCCTTAAAACGGGCAGATATAGGAGTTGCCATGGGCATTGCCGGGACTGACGTGGCAAAAGAAGCTGCGGAAATGGTGCTAACCGACGATAACTTTGCGAGTATAGTCTATGCGGTCGAAGAAGGCAGGGCTGTTTATGACAATATCCGCAGGTTTATCACGTATATTTTTGCAAGCAACGTCCCGGAGATGGTGCCATTTATTTTGTTTGTTATGTTTGGGATTCCACTACCACTTCGAATCCTGCAAATTCTTGCGGTAGATCTAGGGACCGATATAGTGCCGGCGCTGGCTTTGGGGTCGGAAGCACCTGAGCCAGATGTCATGGACAGGCCACCGCGGCCTCAAGGCAAGAGGATTCTGGACTTTTCACTCATTGCACGTGCCTATTTATTTCTTGGCGCGATTGAGGCAACCGTTAGTATGCTTGCTTATTATTATGCATATTATACCCGGGGGTGGAGACCAGGTGAGCCCCTCCCTGATCAAGGCGCAAATTATATGGTTGCGACTACCATGGTGCTTGCTTCGATTGTGGCTATGCAGATTGGAAATGGTTTTGCTGTTAGAACAGAGCGAACCTCGATACTTCAGAAAGGATTTTTCAGCAACAGGTTCTATTTATGGGGCATAGTAAGCGAGCTGGTAATCATATTCCTCCTTGTCTATACGCCTTTCCTTCAGCCCATATTTAACACCGCTCCACTAAGGTTAACTGATTGGCTATTCTTGTTTGCATTTACGCCGTTGATATTGATTGCTGACGAAATAAGGAAATGGATTGCCCGCCGATATGCTGCAAATATGGGCCGGAAAGCGGTTAAAGGGCAAGCTAGGAAGCCCTATAAAGAATCTCATCGAAAAGTAGCTTAA